From Woronichinia naegeliana WA131, the proteins below share one genomic window:
- a CDS encoding cation diffusion facilitator family transporter, producing MNTSIVVIQVIFGLWSNSLSLLADAGHNFGDVLGLLIAWGASWLVQRRASAHYTYGFRRSSILAALLNACLIFVALGAIAVEAIHRFQNPPELKEGIVIVVASLGIVLNGLTAWLFAKDQQDLNLKGVFLHMLTDALVSLGVVLGAIAIMVTGWMWLDPAMSLVITVLIFWGTWGLLKDSVALLLDGVPAHIETQAVQTYLQEFPGVVAIHDLHIWAMSTTETALTVHLVLGDRPMDNELLQTLHQEIKTYFGIAHSTIQLENSISPLNCQSRGCYPLHF from the coding sequence TTGAATACATCGATTGTGGTTATTCAGGTGATTTTTGGATTATGGAGTAATTCTCTTTCCCTGTTAGCGGATGCGGGCCATAATTTCGGGGACGTTTTAGGATTATTAATTGCCTGGGGAGCCAGTTGGCTGGTTCAAAGACGAGCTTCAGCCCACTATACCTATGGTTTTCGACGATCTTCGATTTTGGCGGCTCTGCTCAATGCCTGTTTAATTTTTGTGGCTCTAGGGGCGATCGCGGTGGAAGCCATACATCGTTTCCAAAATCCGCCGGAATTAAAGGAGGGAATTGTGATTGTGGTGGCCAGCCTGGGTATTGTTTTAAATGGTTTGACCGCCTGGTTATTTGCCAAGGATCAGCAAGATCTCAACCTCAAAGGGGTTTTTCTGCATATGCTTACCGATGCCCTAGTTTCTTTGGGAGTAGTCTTAGGGGCGATCGCTATTATGGTGACGGGGTGGATGTGGCTAGATCCGGCCATGAGTTTAGTGATTACTGTTCTAATCTTTTGGGGAACCTGGGGCTTACTCAAGGATTCAGTTGCTCTGCTATTGGATGGCGTTCCTGCTCACATTGAAACCCAGGCTGTGCAAACTTATTTGCAAGAGTTTCCAGGCGTGGTTGCCATTCATGATCTGCATATTTGGGCAATGAGTACCACCGAAACCGCTTTAACCGTGCATTTGGTTCTCGGCGATCGCCCAATGGATAATGAGTTATTGCAAACCTTACATCAAGAGATCAAAACCTATTTTGGCATTGCCCACAGTACCATTCAATTGGAAAACAGCATCTCTCCATTAAATTGTCAAAGTCGTGGCTGTTACCCTTTGCACTTCTAA
- a CDS encoding D-alanyl-D-alanine carboxypeptidase family protein encodes MASLTLGIFALLSLLIFWRPSSPPVVISSPPLPTPTSSATPGENPGEEVDNVLGHLPYAEAPQSELKAITPDGRLRMRTAAANEFLQMQGDARAEGVILVPISAFRSVQQQNQVFFGVKQQRNQQVRERAEVSAPPGYSEHHTGYAIDIGDGHAPGTNLSQNFETTAAYKWLKNHAAQYNFENSFTRDNAQGVSYEPWHWRYVGDRQSLETFFKARSLNTSSQPAPAPSNP; translated from the coding sequence TTGGCTAGTTTAACGTTAGGAATTTTTGCCTTGCTCTCTCTCTTGATTTTCTGGCGACCTAGCTCCCCACCGGTTGTCATCTCTTCTCCACCCCTACCCACACCGACGAGTTCTGCTACTCCAGGTGAAAATCCAGGTGAGGAAGTGGATAATGTTCTTGGTCATTTACCCTACGCAGAAGCTCCTCAGAGTGAACTTAAGGCCATTACACCGGATGGACGACTCAGAATGCGAACCGCCGCCGCCAATGAATTTTTGCAAATGCAGGGGGATGCCAGGGCTGAGGGGGTGATTCTGGTTCCTATCTCTGCTTTTCGATCCGTGCAGCAGCAAAACCAGGTCTTTTTTGGGGTTAAACAACAGCGTAATCAGCAGGTACGTGAACGAGCCGAAGTCAGTGCGCCCCCAGGTTATAGTGAACACCACACAGGTTATGCCATTGATATTGGGGATGGTCACGCTCCTGGAACGAATCTTAGTCAAAACTTTGAGACAACGGCGGCCTATAAATGGCTCAAAAATCATGCGGCTCAATACAATTTTGAGAATTCCTTTACCCGTGATAATGCCCAGGGCGTGAGCTATGAACCCTGGCACTGGCGTTATGTCGGTGATCGCCAAAGTTTAGAAACTTTTTTCAAGGCTAGAAGTTTAAATACCTCTAGTCAACCGGCTCCGGCTCCCTCCAATCCTTAA